GGACCTGGCTGAGCATCGCCGGCCAGCAGACCGCGAAGTAGCCGTCACCGGCGGCGTGCGGCGGCGTGCAGCGGCGTCAGCGCAGGCGGGCGATCCTGCCGATCTCCGCGGCGACGAGTTCGGCGTCAGTGACCGGCACGTAGTGGGCGGAGTGGGACGCCGCCACGAACCGTCCGTTGCGGTAGGACGCCGCCCGTGCCCGGTACGCGGCGATCGCCGACCGGCGGGCCGCCGCCGGGATCCCGTCGCCAGGGAGCATGCCCGCGATGACGGTGACCGGGATGTCACCGAGATCCGGCGGGGTGGAACGCCAGGTGGTGAGCTCCGGCATGAACGTCCGCGCCTGGGCGATCTGGGTGCGGAAGACCTGCGGCCGGAAGCCCTCCTCGGCGAATTCCGCGCGGACATCCTCGGCGGGCGCGGCCGCGAGCTGACCGGCGAACAGGTGCTTCATCAGTGACAGGTGGGCGAGCGCGAGGTAGGTGCGGCCGACCACCGCCTCCCCGAGACGGAACAGTGGGCCGGTCATCTCGTCCTGACTCTCGTCCGTGGCGTCCACGGTGACGACCCCGCAGATCCGCCCGGGCCGACGGGCCGCCGCCAGCCGGACGATCGGCCCGCCGGCCGAATGACCCACGAGGATGAACCGGTCGTCGGTGTCGGGGCCTGTGAGGCCGTCGAGGACATCGTTGAGGTCGTCGGCCATCCGCGACAGGGTGCGGCCGTCGGGGTCCGCGGGGGACCGCCCCAGCCCGGAACGGTCGTAGACCACCGCCCGCCCGACGCCGGGCTGTGCCGCGGTGCGGACCTGGACATCGGCCCAGCCGTGCCGCGCGGCCGCCGCACCGGCCTCGAAGACCACGGTGACGGCCCTGCTGGTGCTGTCGCCGGCTGTGCCGGTGCTGTCGCAGGCAGTGCCGGCCAGTGACCGGGAGAAGAGCCGACGACCGTCACGGGTGGTCAGCCAGGCAGCGGTGCCCTGGGTGTGTCCGGAAGTGTCCATGAAAGGCCACCCTAATGGTCAGTGAGGCCTACCGGTAGGCTGAGCGGCGTGATCCGGACTCTGCTGATCGACAACCACGATTCGTTCACCTGGAACCTCGTCCATGACCTGACCAGGGTCAACGGCGTCCGCCCGGTGGTGGTCCCCAACGACTGGCCGGGATGGGCCGACCAGGGGCCCGATCTGCTGGACCGGTTCGACAACGTCGTCATCTCGCCGGGCCCGGGGACCCCGGAGAACCCGGCCGACGTCGGCATCGGCCCCGACGTCATCCGCGCCGCCGTGGACCGC
This is a stretch of genomic DNA from Corynebacterium nuruki S6-4. It encodes these proteins:
- a CDS encoding alpha/beta fold hydrolase gives rise to the protein MDTSGHTQGTAAWLTTRDGRRLFSRSLAGTACDSTGTAGDSTSRAVTVVFEAGAAAARHGWADVQVRTAAQPGVGRAVVYDRSGLGRSPADPDGRTLSRMADDLNDVLDGLTGPDTDDRFILVGHSAGGPIVRLAAARRPGRICGVVTVDATDESQDEMTGPLFRLGEAVVGRTYLALAHLSLMKHLFAGQLAAAPAEDVRAEFAEEGFRPQVFRTQIAQARTFMPELTTWRSTPPDLGDIPVTVIAGMLPGDGIPAAARRSAIAAYRARAASYRNGRFVAASHSAHYVPVTDAELVAAEIGRIARLR